One region of Magnetospirillum sp. WYHS-4 genomic DNA includes:
- a CDS encoding nitrate- and nitrite sensing domain-containing protein, translating to MLSNVRIGARIAIALVLPILGLLLFSGLVVVDRMGEESKTRQLEALVTTGPVISAFVHEMQKERGMSAGFLSSKGESFKDDLPKQRKTADDKRTLAEKALKGIDLGRYGAQFAAKVRDAEAAVGKLDDTRRQVSALGIAPPDSAGYYTGTIAKLLAIVEETALLSTDALVTKQIVAYTSLLYGKERSGIERALGAAGFGAGTFSSALYKQFCERGAEQQTYFRTFEAYAGDKLVSRFRETVKGKAVDDVERMRKVAIESLATGSVQGVEAPQWFAAATQKIDLLKAVEDEAAVGLEKLVEEIHSSAVRDLTLYSALTLVLLAAAAALTAVIVRGITGPIAGMTDAMGQLARGDTSVAIPGVGRGDEIGHMAAAVQIFKDNRIAADRMAEDQRREEASKEQRRQAMERLMNVFEKGVTGVLGAVKTASTTMEGTAQGMAATAEETSRQATHVAAAAEEASTNVQTVAAATEELSASIAEISRQVNQANTIAANAASEAERTNAQVRSLADAAQKIGEVVALITDIAEQTNLLALNATIEAARAGDAGKGFAVVASEVKNLANQTARATDEIGAQIAGIQTATGDAVTAIQGISRTISDVSAAASAIAAAVEEQGAATREIARNVEEASKATTDVSSNIAGVNQAATDTGESATEVLGATRQLLHESDVLRKEVEDFLTGIKRV from the coding sequence ATGCTGTCCAACGTCCGCATCGGCGCGCGCATCGCCATCGCCCTGGTATTGCCCATCCTGGGCCTGCTGCTATTTTCCGGTCTCGTGGTTGTCGACCGCATGGGCGAGGAAAGCAAGACCCGGCAGCTCGAGGCTCTGGTCACAACCGGTCCGGTCATCAGTGCCTTCGTCCACGAGATGCAGAAGGAACGCGGCATGTCCGCCGGTTTCCTGTCCAGCAAGGGCGAAAGCTTCAAGGACGATCTGCCCAAGCAGCGCAAGACCGCCGACGACAAGCGGACCCTGGCCGAGAAGGCTCTGAAGGGCATCGACCTTGGCCGCTACGGCGCCCAGTTCGCCGCCAAGGTGCGCGATGCCGAAGCCGCCGTCGGCAAGCTGGACGATACCCGCAGGCAGGTTTCCGCCCTGGGCATCGCACCGCCTGATTCGGCTGGCTATTACACAGGCACCATTGCCAAGCTGCTGGCCATCGTGGAAGAAACCGCCCTCCTCAGCACCGACGCCCTGGTGACCAAACAGATCGTCGCCTACACCAGCCTGCTATACGGCAAGGAGAGGTCCGGCATCGAACGTGCCCTGGGCGCCGCCGGCTTCGGTGCCGGCACTTTCTCGTCGGCGCTTTACAAGCAGTTCTGCGAACGGGGCGCCGAGCAGCAGACCTACTTCCGCACCTTCGAAGCGTACGCCGGTGACAAGCTGGTGTCGCGTTTCCGCGAGACCGTCAAGGGCAAGGCCGTGGACGATGTTGAACGCATGCGCAAGGTCGCCATCGAGAGCTTGGCCACCGGCAGCGTCCAGGGCGTCGAGGCGCCCCAGTGGTTCGCCGCCGCCACGCAGAAGATCGACCTGCTGAAGGCCGTCGAGGACGAGGCCGCCGTCGGCCTGGAGAAGCTGGTGGAGGAAATCCATTCCTCCGCCGTGCGCGACCTGACCCTCTATTCGGCCCTCACCCTGGTCCTGCTGGCCGCCGCCGCCGCGCTGACCGCCGTCATCGTGCGGGGCATCACCGGCCCCATCGCCGGCATGACGGATGCGATGGGACAACTGGCCCGCGGCGACACCTCGGTAGCCATTCCCGGCGTCGGCCGCGGCGACGAGATCGGCCACATGGCCGCCGCCGTCCAGATCTTCAAGGACAACCGCATCGCCGCCGACCGCATGGCCGAGGACCAGCGCCGCGAGGAAGCGTCCAAGGAACAGCGCCGCCAGGCCATGGAACGGCTGATGAACGTCTTCGAGAAGGGCGTCACGGGGGTGCTGGGAGCCGTCAAGACCGCCTCCACCACCATGGAAGGTACCGCCCAAGGCATGGCCGCCACGGCCGAGGAGACCAGCCGGCAGGCCACCCATGTGGCCGCCGCGGCCGAGGAAGCCTCGACCAACGTGCAGACGGTCGCCGCCGCCACCGAGGAACTGTCGGCCTCCATCGCCGAGATCAGCCGTCAGGTCAACCAGGCCAACACCATCGCCGCCAACGCGGCATCGGAGGCGGAGCGCACCAATGCCCAGGTCAGGAGCCTGGCCGACGCCGCCCAGAAGATCGGCGAAGTGGTCGCGCTGATCACCGATATCGCCGAGCAGACCAACCTTCTGGCCTTGAACGCCACCATCGAGGCCGCAAGGGCCGGCGACGCCGGCAAGGGCTTCGCCGTCGTGGCGTCGGAAGTCAAGAACCTGGCCAACCAGACAGCGCGCGCCACCGATGAGATCGGCGCCCAGATCGCCGGCATCCAGACCGCCACCGGCGACGCGGTGACCGCCATCCAGGGCATCTCCCGCACGATTTCGGATGTCAGTGCCGCGGCCTCCGCCATCGCGGCGGCGGTCGAGGAACAAGGCGCGGCGACCCGCGAAATCGCCCGCAACGTCGAGGAAGCCTCGAAGGCGACCACAGACGTCAGTTCCAACATCGCGGGCGTCAACCAGGCAGCCACCGATACCGGCGAATCGGCCACCGAGGTGTTGGGCGCCACGCGCCAACTCCTTCATGAGTCCGATGTCTTGCGCAAGGAGGTCGAAGACTTCCTGACCGGCATCAAGCGCGTCTGA